In one Leishmania braziliensis MHOM/BR/75/M2904 complete genome, chromosome 32 genomic region, the following are encoded:
- a CDS encoding putative 3-hydroxyisobutyryl-coenzyme A hydrolase produces MRHTAARCSAAVLCTDYPHARLITLNKPKSLNALDYDMTRELHRLYVTEPAPLSSLYILTGAGTKAFCAGGDVIGLTTNTPPGCGRGFFYEEYQVDYKTSILPAGQVCLWDGYVLGGGVGVSVGGTYRVASEKACLAMPEVAIGMFPDVGASWFLPRLSVPGLGLYMGLTGHRLRGADLVHLGLATHFVPSAKMDDLKHALVSMSKAGDVEAALEKYATPTAQLPPCTIAHSFPSLAQYFDITEDLTILSILDACKTHAHTDPLIKAAADLMPTFSPTAMTLTLEMLKRGAKLSTPVEAFKMEYCVSQRVIAAHDFREGVRALLIDKEKGPKWQPATFAEVTAEAIDAYFRPTTADQLVWDPVAPLPERALCDLT; encoded by the coding sequence CACGAGAGCTGCACCGACTGTACGTGACAGAGCCGGCTCCTCTGTCGTCCCTGTACATCCTCACCGGTGCCGGCACGAAGGCTTTTTGCGCCGGTGGCGATGTGATTGGCCTCACGACGAACACACCGCCCGGGTGCGGCCGTGGCTTCTTTTACGAGGAGTATCAGGTCGATTACAAGACGAGCATCCTTCCTGCTGGGCAGGTATGCCTATGGGATGGCTACGTactcggcggcggtgtgggcGTATCGGTTGGGGGCACTTATCGTGTTGCGTCAGAAAAGGCATGCCTTGCGATGCCTGAGGTGGCCATAGGCATGTTCCCCGACGTAGGGGCGTCCTGGTTCCTGCCGCGACTGTCGGTGCCTGGACTGGGACTCTACATGGGTCTCACTGGTCACCGACTCCGGGGTGCCGACCTCGTGCACCTCGGCCTTGCAACGCATTTTGTGCCATCTGCTAAGATGGACGATCTGAAGCATGCTCTTGTCTCGATGTCGAAGGCAGGTGATGTGGAGGCGGCATTGGAGAAGTACGCGACGccgacggcgcagctgccaccCTGCACCATCGCTCATTcgtttccttctctcgcccAGTATTTCGACATCACAGAGGATTTGACCATATTGTCCATCTTGGATGCGTGCaagacgcacgcgcacacggaTCCGTTGAtcaaggcagcagcagacctCATGCCCACCTTTTCACCGACAGCGATGACGCTCACACTGGAGATGCTGAAGCGCGGTGCAAAGCTGAGCACACCGGTGGAGGCGTTCAAGATGGAGTACTGCGTTTCCCAACGGGTCATCGCGGCACACGACTTTCGCGAAGGTGTCCGAGCCCTGCTCATTGATAAGGAGAAGGGGCCGAAGTGGCAACCGGCAACTTTTGCTGAGGTAACGGCGGAGGCCATCGATGCGTACTTTAGACCCACCACGGCCGACCAGTTGGTCTGGGATCCAgtagcgccgctgccagagCGCGCATTGTGTGATCTTACCTGA